A single Paenibacillus kribbensis DNA region contains:
- a CDS encoding substrate-binding domain-containing protein yields MSNRKWTFILIPVFLPFAWLLFQFTLSSLQIHQFAEQLKTVSQKDGASDTKVVLISQELDNYYWRSIEQGARKEAEQYGMRLDYIGPDRINPSEQIKLLDKAIAAKADAILVQGINDPEYRRLINKAAGLGIPVITIDTDEPDSQRLAYVGTDNEGAGKRMGVLLAKASGERGDIGVMISNERVENQRLRLAGFRSVISRYPKLRIVEIRSSDISRLQAAQQAQNMLIRYPQIRYMVGFSALDGPGILEASERSGARSLQIFAFDDMADTLEAIRDSKIKLTLVQQPVEMGAKAIKLLNDYLKGNDPQELTYTRVYEVHADTPDNMAGDDGQ; encoded by the coding sequence ATGTCAAACCGTAAATGGACATTTATCCTTATCCCCGTCTTCCTGCCATTTGCCTGGCTGCTGTTTCAGTTCACTCTGTCTTCTCTTCAAATTCACCAATTTGCAGAGCAATTGAAAACGGTTTCACAAAAAGACGGAGCTTCCGATACAAAAGTGGTATTGATATCGCAGGAGTTGGACAATTATTACTGGCGGTCAATCGAACAAGGAGCCCGAAAGGAAGCGGAACAGTACGGTATGCGGCTCGATTATATCGGGCCGGACCGCATTAATCCGTCCGAGCAGATTAAACTGCTGGATAAAGCGATCGCCGCCAAGGCGGATGCAATTCTGGTTCAAGGGATAAATGATCCGGAGTATCGCCGATTAATCAACAAAGCGGCCGGACTTGGCATACCTGTCATCACGATTGATACGGATGAGCCGGACTCCCAAAGACTGGCTTACGTCGGAACGGATAATGAAGGAGCAGGAAAGCGGATGGGCGTGCTGTTGGCAAAAGCCTCCGGAGAGCGTGGCGACATTGGAGTTATGATCAGCAACGAGCGCGTCGAGAATCAGCGGCTCAGGCTTGCCGGCTTTCGTTCCGTGATCAGCCGCTATCCCAAGCTCCGCATTGTGGAGATTCGCTCCTCGGACATTTCGCGGCTTCAGGCAGCTCAGCAAGCTCAGAACATGCTCATCCGGTATCCGCAGATCCGCTACATGGTCGGATTCAGTGCGCTGGACGGCCCTGGCATTCTGGAAGCTTCGGAGCGGAGCGGAGCGCGGAGTTTGCAGATTTTCGCTTTTGACGATATGGCCGATACGTTGGAAGCCATCAGAGATAGCAAAATCAAACTGACCCTTGTTCAGCAGCCCGTGGAAATGGGGGCTAAGGCCATAAAACTGCTGAATGATTATTTAAAGGGGAATGATCCTCAGGAATTAACATACACCAGGGTATACGAAGTGCATGCGGACACTCCCGACAACATGGCCGGAGATGATGGACAATGA
- a CDS encoding sensor histidine kinase has product MTIRKKLLLFIPLLVVFANIIAYFVFQSGKVVQQSYDEMLGRILLIEQTSESAESNLKLLYAYLLNPRDDKAVQGPTERQLMQLKGRIQEVSDSAAPSFAEEDYVNLLATFLEQKQSAVLDANAQDPQSAFEHYIEAEKTVSYIHEEGQRLIDAELAYYRPIIENIRNKNERMNGLGVALFGMNALMGVLLAIWVSRSITGPVGRLVALAKQIATGDLNIEPQLRRDDELGVLSDAISQMSADLSILIEKDKQSLEMRRLVKELELLALQNQMNPHFLFNTLNVLSKLAILEGAEKTSDLIVSLSNLLRYSLQKLDKPVTLQEELDHIREYVTIQQARFRDRIRFDLHFDASVLQQQIPALTIQPFIENAFLHGVADMETGAIIALTLSRANEDVQIEISDNGKGMAEETRLSVLRLEGGAESGSSTGLGMQNVFKRLQLFYGKEGMVEISSNTGQGTAITIRIPVKKESERTDVSVVDRG; this is encoded by the coding sequence ATGACGATCAGAAAGAAGCTGCTTCTGTTCATTCCCCTCTTAGTTGTATTCGCCAATATCATCGCTTATTTTGTATTCCAAAGCGGAAAGGTCGTACAACAGAGCTACGATGAAATGCTTGGCCGAATTCTGCTCATCGAGCAAACCTCCGAATCGGCAGAGAGCAACTTAAAGCTCCTATACGCCTATCTGCTTAATCCGAGAGACGATAAGGCTGTACAGGGCCCGACAGAACGCCAATTGATGCAGTTGAAGGGCAGAATTCAGGAAGTTTCCGACTCGGCCGCCCCTTCTTTCGCCGAGGAGGACTACGTGAATCTGTTGGCCACATTTCTTGAACAGAAGCAATCCGCTGTTCTGGACGCAAATGCACAAGATCCTCAATCGGCCTTTGAACATTATATTGAAGCGGAGAAAACTGTCAGCTATATCCACGAGGAGGGACAGCGACTGATTGATGCTGAACTGGCTTATTACCGGCCGATCATCGAGAACATCCGGAACAAGAATGAGCGAATGAACGGATTGGGAGTGGCGTTGTTCGGCATGAACGCGCTGATGGGGGTTTTGCTTGCAATCTGGGTCTCACGCAGCATTACCGGCCCTGTCGGCAGACTTGTCGCACTGGCGAAGCAAATCGCCACAGGCGATCTGAATATCGAGCCCCAACTGCGACGGGATGACGAGCTAGGCGTACTGTCGGACGCCATTTCGCAGATGTCCGCCGATTTGAGCATCCTCATCGAGAAGGATAAACAGAGTCTGGAAATGCGGCGGCTTGTGAAGGAACTGGAGCTTCTGGCCCTGCAAAATCAAATGAACCCACACTTTTTGTTCAATACCTTAAATGTGCTCTCCAAGCTGGCGATCCTGGAAGGGGCGGAGAAGACCAGTGACCTGATTGTTTCGCTGTCCAATCTGCTGCGGTACAGCCTGCAGAAGCTGGACAAACCTGTAACTCTACAGGAGGAACTGGATCATATCCGCGAATACGTAACAATCCAGCAGGCGCGCTTCCGGGACAGAATTCGCTTTGATCTTCATTTTGACGCTTCCGTACTTCAGCAGCAAATTCCGGCCCTGACGATCCAGCCGTTCATTGAAAACGCTTTTCTTCACGGTGTGGCAGATATGGAAACCGGAGCCATTATCGCGTTGACGCTGTCGAGAGCGAACGAGGATGTGCAAATTGAAATTTCGGACAACGGAAAGGGCATGGCGGAGGAAACCCGACTGTCCGTGCTCCGTCTTGAAGGTGGAGCCGAAAGCGGCAGTTCAACGGGACTTGGAATGCAAAACGTGTTTAAGCGGCTGCAGTTGTTTTACGGAAAGGAAGGAATGGTTGAAATCAGCAGCAATACCGGACAAGGTACTGCCATAACAATACGAATTCCTGTCAAGAAGGAGAGTGAGCGGACTGATGTATCGGTTGTTGATCGCGGATGA
- a CDS encoding AraC family transcriptional regulator — MYRLLIADDEALEREGLELTVERAMPGVFRFIHAGNGRMAIECAEEHRPHIAILDINMPGIDGLEALRELKERLPDTRFVLVTAYDYFAYAREALSLGVKEYILKPAKRELVIDTLKQLIEEIEREKRARTEELELRHKISQLMPLAENELALMLMVDQTVDSSASQLSEWLDFPLDQGSAIIAAFDGYTDEQDKKKIYDHFRSYVKTHGPNSIVSSLIDHHVATFLRKPPATGENDWRQLVKHLVQQLSELARQQLGIKTAIGIGSLHSGEEGLRKSYFEAVFASTLRKRDGGYCHFDELKSSEAGNAGLLAVKAEKGMLQQTYVMSALQRIREQREVQTLTMLGRAKMYIEERFNDDLSLEEVADFVHLNPHYFSKIFKQEYGETFIDFVTRLRIDKAISLIKSGNLALKEISFEVGYKDPNYFSRVFKKITGVPPTEFKGQK; from the coding sequence ATGTATCGGTTGTTGATCGCGGATGACGAGGCTTTGGAGAGGGAAGGATTGGAATTGACAGTGGAACGGGCGATGCCGGGGGTATTCCGGTTCATTCATGCCGGCAATGGCCGCATGGCAATTGAATGCGCGGAAGAGCACCGTCCCCATATTGCCATTCTGGATATCAATATGCCCGGAATCGACGGGCTTGAAGCGCTTCGTGAATTGAAGGAGCGGCTTCCCGATACCCGATTCGTGCTCGTCACCGCCTATGATTATTTTGCCTATGCCCGGGAGGCGCTCTCTTTGGGCGTAAAAGAATATATTCTGAAGCCGGCGAAGCGGGAACTAGTCATCGATACACTGAAACAACTGATTGAAGAAATTGAGCGCGAGAAGCGGGCACGTACGGAAGAATTAGAGCTTAGACACAAAATCTCGCAGTTGATGCCGCTCGCAGAAAATGAGCTGGCTTTAATGCTTATGGTCGACCAGACAGTGGATTCGAGCGCTTCACAGTTGTCGGAATGGCTGGACTTTCCTCTTGATCAGGGAAGCGCCATCATTGCCGCCTTTGACGGATATACGGACGAGCAGGATAAAAAGAAAATTTATGATCATTTCCGAAGCTATGTAAAAACGCATGGCCCGAATTCCATTGTAAGCTCCTTGATCGACCATCATGTAGCCACTTTTTTACGAAAGCCGCCTGCCACCGGCGAAAACGACTGGCGGCAGCTGGTTAAACACCTTGTCCAGCAGCTTTCCGAGCTTGCCCGGCAGCAGCTTGGCATAAAGACTGCCATTGGAATCGGATCGCTGCATAGCGGCGAGGAAGGACTTCGCAAGTCCTATTTTGAAGCCGTTTTTGCCTCCACCCTACGCAAGCGGGATGGGGGTTACTGCCACTTTGACGAACTGAAGTCGTCAGAGGCCGGAAACGCTGGTTTACTTGCCGTCAAAGCGGAGAAAGGAATGCTTCAGCAGACGTACGTCATGTCAGCACTGCAACGGATACGCGAACAGCGGGAGGTTCAAACACTGACTATGCTAGGCAGGGCGAAAATGTATATTGAGGAACGATTCAACGATGATCTTTCGCTGGAAGAAGTAGCTGATTTCGTCCATTTGAATCCTCACTATTTCAGCAAGATTTTCAAACAAGAATACGGAGAAACGTTCATCGACTTCGTAACCCGGCTGCGGATTGATAAAGCCATTTCTTTGATTAAGTCCGGCAACCTTGCTCTTAAAGAAATCAGCTTTGAAGTGGGTTATAAGGACCCGAACTATTTTAGCCGTGTCTTTAAGAAGATAACGGGTGTTCCTCCCACTGAGTTTAAAGGCCAAAAATAG
- a CDS encoding sugar porter family MFS transporter: MAVIINNESAQQKALQSEKPNMLFVTLVSIVAALGGILFGFDIAVVSGAVEFLQQRFSLSEFQVGWAVSSLIVGSVTGAALSGYMSERIGRKKVLLAAGFLFVVGSICSALQDTFTGYVIFRMIGGVGIGITSTICPVYNAEIAPAKYRGRLVALNQLAIVTGIFLVYFQNSWIVSLGDEAWGVSTAWRWMFGVGAVPGLIFMLLMLFIPESPRWLIKQNRPYEALPILLKIHGEEAAKQEVLDIKESFKNENDSLKQVFAPGIRVALFIGVMLAIMQHITGINAILYYAPVIFKGMGLGTDASLTQTIWIGLINVLFTIVSVWLIDKAGRKVLLMIGTSLMTLCLIIIGAAFKMGLTTGPLVLIMILIYVAAYAISLGPIVWVMISEIFPNRVRGKAVAIASMALWAGDYLVSQAFPPLLSSAGPSNTFWTFGAISLFVVFFIWRKVPETKGRSLEQMENMWLGK, translated from the coding sequence ATGGCAGTAATCATCAATAATGAAAGCGCTCAACAGAAAGCGCTTCAATCGGAAAAACCCAATATGCTTTTTGTGACGCTGGTATCCATCGTAGCTGCGCTTGGAGGCATCCTGTTCGGTTTTGATATCGCGGTTGTTTCGGGAGCAGTCGAATTCCTACAGCAGCGTTTTTCGCTGAGCGAATTTCAGGTTGGTTGGGCGGTGTCGAGTCTGATTGTCGGGAGTGTCACGGGAGCGGCTCTCTCCGGCTACATGAGTGAAAGGATCGGCAGAAAAAAGGTATTGCTGGCCGCCGGATTTTTATTCGTCGTCGGCTCGATCTGTTCTGCGCTTCAAGATACGTTCACCGGGTATGTGATCTTTCGCATGATCGGCGGCGTCGGCATAGGAATCACTTCCACCATTTGTCCAGTGTACAATGCGGAGATCGCTCCCGCCAAATACCGTGGCCGTTTGGTTGCTTTAAATCAGCTGGCGATCGTAACGGGCATTTTCCTGGTTTATTTTCAGAATTCGTGGATCGTCAGCCTGGGGGATGAAGCCTGGGGTGTCTCGACGGCCTGGCGCTGGATGTTCGGAGTGGGAGCCGTTCCGGGACTGATCTTTATGCTCTTGATGCTCTTCATACCCGAAAGCCCGAGATGGCTTATTAAACAGAATCGGCCATATGAAGCGCTGCCAATTTTACTGAAAATTCACGGTGAAGAAGCCGCTAAACAGGAAGTGCTTGATATCAAGGAATCGTTCAAAAATGAGAATGACTCACTTAAACAAGTGTTCGCTCCTGGTATTCGGGTCGCTCTCTTTATCGGTGTCATGCTCGCCATTATGCAGCATATTACCGGTATCAATGCCATTTTGTATTACGCGCCGGTTATCTTTAAAGGAATGGGACTCGGTACAGATGCCTCTTTGACCCAAACCATCTGGATCGGGTTGATCAATGTGTTGTTCACCATCGTATCCGTATGGCTGATCGACAAAGCGGGGCGAAAAGTCCTGCTGATGATCGGCACCTCGTTGATGACCCTCTGTTTGATCATTATCGGAGCCGCATTCAAAATGGGTTTGACCACCGGACCGCTCGTGCTCATCATGATATTGATCTACGTGGCCGCCTACGCTATATCGCTTGGGCCGATCGTATGGGTTATGATCTCGGAGATCTTTCCAAACCGCGTTCGCGGCAAAGCGGTCGCCATCGCTTCGATGGCATTGTGGGCCGGCGATTATCTGGTATCCCAGGCATTCCCTCCCCTGCTGAGTTCAGCCGGTCCGTCCAATACCTTCTGGACATTCGGAGCCATCTCGTTGTTCGTCGTATTCTTTATATGGCGCAAGGTTCCCGAAACCAAGGGGAGATCGCTTGAACAGATGGAAAATATGTGGCTCGGGAAATGA